A stretch of the Pseudomonas sp. ACM7 genome encodes the following:
- a CDS encoding cupin domain-containing protein encodes MSRFNHRIFAGMLGVAVAAALTAFAGLSQAQEAPPVKSWQAGLHRTDLLRQDLDVAGREVIQVRVDFEPGVVSPKHSHPGVEVAHVIEGTFEYQLEGQPPVTLKAGDSLYIPAGTAHVAKNVGASKASELATYIVKKDTPLVVLEK; translated from the coding sequence ATGTCCCGTTTCAACCACCGTATTTTTGCTGGCATGCTCGGCGTCGCCGTTGCTGCGGCACTCACTGCCTTCGCGGGCCTCTCTCAAGCACAAGAGGCGCCGCCAGTAAAAAGCTGGCAGGCGGGCCTTCACCGCACCGATCTGCTGCGCCAGGACCTCGACGTCGCCGGGCGTGAGGTGATTCAGGTCCGCGTTGATTTCGAGCCGGGTGTGGTGTCCCCCAAACATTCGCATCCCGGGGTGGAAGTGGCCCACGTGATTGAGGGCACGTTTGAATATCAACTCGAAGGTCAGCCCCCTGTAACGCTCAAGGCTGGCGATTCCTTGTACATCCCTGCAGGCACTGCGCACGTCGCGAAGAACGTCGGCGCGAGCAAGGCGTCTGAGCTGGCGACGTACATTGTGAAGAAAGACACGCCACTGGTCGTGCTGGAAAAGTAA
- a CDS encoding MFS transporter: MKSLSAIAERAQQTPSVRWALASLSLSMLLSSLGTSIANVGLPTLAQVFNASFQHVQWIVLAYLLAITTLIVSVGRLGDITGRRRLLLAGIGLFTLASALCGFAPTLWLLIGARALQGIGAAIMMALTMAFVGETVTKAKTGSAMGLLGTMSAIGTAMGPSLGGLLIGGFGWQAIFLITVPLGLLTLVLAHRYLPADRQKLKTDRAGFDPLGTLLLALTLAAYALAMTLGRGSFGPFNIALLLAAGVGVGLFVFAEARVTSPLIRLAMFRDPVLSGSLAMSLLVATVMMATLVVGPFYLAHGLGLDAVLVGLVLSVGPFVAALTGVPAGRIADRFGAQRMTLVGLAAMATGCLTLSVLPKTFGIGGYLLPMVVITLGYALFQTANNTAVMADVQPDQRGVISGMLNLSRNLGLITGASALGAVFALASASVDIATARPEAVASGMRITFAVALVLIAVALAIALGSRALAVRRDR; this comes from the coding sequence ATGAAATCACTCAGTGCAATCGCAGAGCGTGCGCAACAGACACCGTCGGTTCGGTGGGCGCTGGCCAGTCTTTCGTTGTCGATGCTGCTGTCCTCGCTCGGCACCAGCATCGCCAATGTGGGTTTGCCGACCTTGGCCCAGGTGTTCAACGCCTCCTTCCAGCACGTGCAGTGGATCGTCCTCGCCTACCTTCTGGCCATTACCACCCTTATTGTCAGTGTCGGTCGGCTCGGTGACATCACTGGCCGTCGGCGGCTGCTCTTGGCCGGTATCGGTTTGTTCACCCTGGCGTCGGCCCTGTGCGGCTTTGCGCCCACGCTCTGGCTGCTGATTGGCGCCCGGGCGCTGCAGGGCATCGGTGCGGCAATCATGATGGCGCTGACCATGGCCTTTGTCGGCGAGACGGTGACGAAGGCAAAAACCGGCAGCGCCATGGGCTTGCTCGGGACGATGTCGGCGATTGGCACCGCGATGGGGCCGTCGCTCGGCGGCCTGCTGATTGGCGGGTTTGGCTGGCAGGCGATCTTCCTCATCACCGTACCGCTGGGCTTACTAACGCTGGTGCTCGCGCATCGCTACTTGCCTGCCGATCGCCAGAAGCTCAAGACCGATCGCGCCGGCTTCGACCCGCTGGGCACACTGCTGCTGGCGTTGACGCTCGCCGCTTATGCGCTGGCCATGACCCTTGGGCGAGGCAGTTTCGGTCCGTTCAACATCGCCTTGCTGTTGGCGGCGGGTGTCGGCGTTGGCCTCTTCGTGTTCGCCGAAGCTCGAGTCACCTCACCGTTGATTCGATTGGCGATGTTCCGCGATCCCGTGCTCAGTGGCAGCCTCGCCATGAGCCTGCTCGTCGCGACAGTGATGATGGCGACGCTCGTGGTCGGGCCCTTCTATCTCGCGCATGGGCTGGGGCTCGATGCGGTTCTGGTTGGACTGGTTTTGTCAGTCGGGCCGTTTGTCGCGGCACTGACGGGTGTGCCCGCCGGCCGTATTGCCGACCGCTTTGGCGCCCAACGCATGACCCTCGTCGGCCTCGCGGCAATGGCGACTGGATGCCTCACGCTGTCGGTATTGCCGAAGACGTTCGGCATCGGCGGCTACCTCTTGCCGATGGTCGTGATAACCCTCGGCTATGCCCTGTTCCAGACAGCCAACAACACGGCGGTCATGGCAGATGTTCAGCCGGACCAGCGAGGCGTCATCTCCGGCATGCTCAACCTGTCACGCAATCTGGGGCTCATCACGGGGGCGTCCGCCTTGGGCGCGGTGTTCGCGCTCGCATCGGCCTCGGTCGACATTGCAACGGCGCGACCCGAAGCGGTTGCCAGCGGTATGCGGATCACCTTCGCCGTGGCGCTGGTGCTGATCGCTGTCGCACTGGCCATCGCGCTGGGAAGCCGCGCGTTGGCAGTGCGTCGTGACCGCTGA